Below is a genomic region from Blastocatellia bacterium.
TGCTCCCCCTGCGGTCTTCATACAAAACATTCACGCGATTACTCACGGCCATATCGCCGACTGGGTAGACGGTAAAGAGGCTCTCTGTCTCACGGGGCTTCTCTCTGACTCGAATTTCAGACGGTGGATACTTGGGAGATTGATTGAAGCGACACGCACCACTGCCATTGGTGGCCGCCCAGTATTCCCCCTGGCGCGTTTCCAGAAAATCGTTGAATGATTGAACGAAGCCCTCGTTCAACCGGTAGGTGGTGAATCGTTGTCCATCGAATCGGCTGAGACCGTCGAGCGTGCAGAACCACAAAAATCCTTGTGAATCCCGCACGATGCGTTTGACGCGATCGTGCGCCAGTCCGTCGTCGGTGGTGTAGTATCTGATCGGCAATCGCTCGGCTCGGACAGGAGTCAGCCCTGCCAGGTGCAGACCGAGCCCCAGCGCGACACAAACAATGATGACCTCCTCCCAGTGACCTCCGCGCATAAATTCCACCACGCGGGAACGAACGGGTAATGCTATTGTATGTGCCAAGGCCGGTCAAGGAGCCACGGAAGCCCCTCCGGGGAAATCCGAAATTCGAAGCACGAAATCCCAAACGTTTCGGATTTGGGATTTCGTGCTTCGGATTTCCCGCGAAGAGGGTGCTGTCGCCGGTTACTTGAACAGGTTGGCCATCGTGGTAATGATCAGCGCGTTGGTGAAATCAATCAGAAAGGCGCCGACGATTGAAACGACTAAGTAGGCGCGCGGGGCTGCGCCGAATTTTTCCACTAGCGCGTCCATGCACGCGATTGCATTGGCTGCCGTGCCCAGCATGAACCCGAGGAACCCACTAGCCATCACGGCTGACTCATAGTCCCGACCCATCAGATGAAACGAGACAACATAAGCCACCGCAACAGTGATGAGGACCTGGGCCAGCAAGATGACGAGCAGAGGAAGCGCCAGGTTTACCAGCTCCCAGAGCTTCAGATTCATCAAGGCCATCGAGATGAACAGCGACAACGAGATGTTGCCAATCGCTTCAGCGTTGGCGGGCGAAAGGTGGATGAACTTGAAGCGGTCATCAAGATTACGGAATAAGGCTGCAACAATCATTGCGCCGATATAAGCCGGCAGCACGATGCCTTTGGCGCTGATCCACTTGCCGATGATCGAACCGATGCCCATGGCGATAGCGACGATCATCAGGCTACGCAGCACATCAGATTTTTCCGCCCCTTCTTCATAGATTGACCCGTTGTCAACAGATGAAACCTCGGGCGCAATGGGCGGGGCTGGTACTGCCGATGGCGCATGCATTCTCGGTGAGTGCTTGAGCAGGCGGTATCGTTCAACCAGGCGAGTTCCAAGTGGGCCGCCCAGCAGGCCACCCGACGTGATACCGAACGTTGCTGAAGCCAATCCCAAGGTGGTGGCGCCGCTGATGCCGAGTTGTTCGAACGTCGGGCCAAAAGCGAGGCTGGTAGCAGGCCCGCCGGTCAGACTGACCGACCCGGCAATGATGCCCAGCAGCGGATGCAAGTGAAACAATCGGGCCAGCGCGATGCCGACAAGATTTTGTACAACGGCTAACAGACTGGCCAAGCCAAAGAAGACGAGCACTTGCCAGCCGCCACGTTTGATGAGCTGAAGGCTTGCGTTCAATCCAACCGTCGTGAAGAACGCGATCATCAGCAGATCGCGCAGCGTCAGGTCCATCTCCACGTTAACGACGCGGTCTCGCAACGTCAAAAACACAATTGAGCAGAGCAATCCGCCAATGACGGCTGCGGGAATGTTCAATCGGTCGAGCCAGCTCAGCCGACGCTTCAGGCTGATGCCTACCATCAACACTACGGCGGCCAGTGCCAGCGTTTGAATGACGTCCATTTTGATGTGAATTGGGAGTGCGTTCATCGGGTGAAGTAATCAGTGATGGCGTCGGCCAGCGGCTCGAGCTTGCGATGAAAAAAATGATCAGCGCCTTCGACCCAAACCAGTTCCTTCGGTTCCGGGATCGTCAAGAGCAGGGCTTGCATGCACTCGATTGAGCCAAATTCGTCCTCGCTGCCTTGAATGAAGAGTTTTGGTTTTGTGCAGTTCACGAGAAAAGAAAAGTCATTCATATTGACCGGCATTCCAATGCCGATCAGGTGAGAGACGCGCCCGTGCTGCGCGCCAACGGCTAGCCCGACCCATGCGCCGAATGAGAAGCCAGCCAGAACGATTTCAATCTGGGGGTACTGCTGGTTCAGGTAATCAATGGCCGCCTGCACATCAGCTCGTTCGCCATGACCGTAATCATACGAGCCGGTGCTACGGCCGACGCCGCGAAAGTTAAAGCGCAAGACCACCATGCCCAGTTGGTGCAGAGCGCGGCCTGCGCGAAATACGACTTTGTTATGCATGCTGCCGCCATATTGTGGATGCGGGTGACACACAATCGCGCCACGCGCCACGCGAGTTTGTGCATGAGCAGGCGGCGTCCAAAGAATGCCTTCAAGCATTACTCCTGCTGATGACGGAAAACGTACCTGCATGGTTGATGAGCGGACATTGTGTCTTATCCGGTCGGTCAAGGCAACACCACAACCAGTCAAGGAAGGATCGAAGCCGTACAAAAATCCTACAGTCCGTGGACCGTGGACCAGAGAAAGCTCAAGCACGAAATCCGAAATTCGAAACGTTTGGGATTTCGGATTTGAAATTTCAGATTTCCCCGCAGGGGTTACCGATCACGAATCACGAATAAGTTCATCCTGCAATTTTTTTGAGACAGTTGACTTCTTTTTGAATTTCTGGAGAATCACTCGTGTGCTAGTGAACAT
It encodes:
- the gltS gene encoding sodium/glutamate symporter; its protein translation is MNALPIHIKMDVIQTLALAAVVLMVGISLKRRLSWLDRLNIPAAVIGGLLCSIVFLTLRDRVVNVEMDLTLRDLLMIAFFTTVGLNASLQLIKRGGWQVLVFFGLASLLAVVQNLVGIALARLFHLHPLLGIIAGSVSLTGGPATSLAFGPTFEQLGISGATTLGLASATFGITSGGLLGGPLGTRLVERYRLLKHSPRMHAPSAVPAPPIAPEVSSVDNGSIYEEGAEKSDVLRSLMIVAIAMGIGSIIGKWISAKGIVLPAYIGAMIVAALFRNLDDRFKFIHLSPANAEAIGNISLSLFISMALMNLKLWELVNLALPLLVILLAQVLITVAVAYVVSFHLMGRDYESAVMASGFLGFMLGTAANAIACMDALVEKFGAAPRAYLVVSIVGAFLIDFTNALIITTMANLFK
- a CDS encoding alpha/beta fold hydrolase → MLEGILWTPPAHAQTRVARGAIVCHPHPQYGGSMHNKVVFRAGRALHQLGMVVLRFNFRGVGRSTGSYDYGHGERADVQAAIDYLNQQYPQIEIVLAGFSFGAWVGLAVGAQHGRVSHLIGIGMPVNMNDFSFLVNCTKPKLFIQGSEDEFGSIECMQALLLTIPEPKELVWVEGADHFFHRKLEPLADAITDYFTR